In Rhodohalobacter barkolensis, the following proteins share a genomic window:
- a CDS encoding PD40 domain-containing protein has protein sequence MKLYSLFLLFLGLLIQDVSAQIYSTQYRLPGLDWQEIQSEQFRVIYPAQYREEAIRSLSILEAEYGDIQNLFGGELKKFPFILNPQNDRSNGFVTPINFRSEVELSPIRGKALSPQSGDWLESVLPHELVHALHFSVNPPAMTRLLGLFSPDVRRSVHSAAPLGLHEGIAVEYESHGSIPGSGRGNYPFFNHQFNSLLDTSEEWSMGQLLHTTDYSLPFNRHYIGGYQFMHWLQNKYGVETAKNSIQFHYKYPFLGYGFALRTQTGEWPASLYREFSDEMSSDEQDRKTESTRDFSNAPGIQLPLSGECRRANRPLWTDNNTLIFYSRFCNKPSGFYLYDIESEQSDLLTEVVITEDLIYNFSEDSTSIHFSRYHSDSRYDNVFRGDLYQLNLRTGKPYRITKEQRLFSPVEHAGQLYALQSDAHTQNLVLLDSGNGEIIKKFSKPDNSSIIQASPFPNDSGNVALIGKINSIQAVWFESLLEQESVLTGEPDIVFENGSIFDLSWHPDGNRLLLVSDDDGAMNIYEYHVGEDQVSQITHGIYNSFEPSYSPDGSRLAFVSQQQNEQILQLLDLEDAEKLNLPRTSYKSTPQITERLKRPLMNRDNQPDSSSWEFKRYQTGLGWLKPRLWIPGFERQNGFDRFSLNFESVDQLNSQRYEFELSHYLDRFWYDLEYNYKGFFPGFRFNIFNDPSLISFQVTQNDQEFNATLLQQSRGVSLKVPFRYYLERNARFSSLLIEPQYFINQLKFLNPDNTSQSYSEFGTRHTLGLRTVFNYNLRQFTRDVQPNSGWVFFTELRYGLNRTDLNIQSDQFTIDANLTDRKGFRGYISTYISPLAKFNQSLRLSGQVITQTDDRVFNTSSLYSDSFSELPLRATNNTGIFDTRYTIPIVYPDDGGLLLPVYLSNIYLVLFSQTVADLDQQNLVDASRSVYGAGIRSRFRLSNMAIDIGISIGWEPTRNEVTYYIGGF, from the coding sequence ATGAAATTATATTCTCTTTTCCTTCTCTTTTTAGGGTTATTGATCCAGGATGTTTCTGCCCAGATCTATTCCACACAATACCGCCTGCCCGGATTGGACTGGCAGGAAATACAATCTGAACAGTTCAGGGTCATCTATCCCGCTCAATACAGAGAAGAAGCCATTCGGTCTCTCTCTATCCTGGAAGCGGAATATGGAGATATTCAAAACCTGTTTGGAGGAGAACTCAAAAAATTTCCTTTCATTTTAAATCCACAAAATGATCGATCAAATGGATTTGTAACCCCTATTAACTTCAGGTCGGAAGTTGAACTCTCTCCAATTCGGGGAAAAGCCTTAAGTCCACAATCGGGAGACTGGCTTGAGTCTGTTTTACCTCACGAGTTGGTTCATGCCCTGCATTTTAGCGTGAACCCACCGGCGATGACAAGATTATTAGGCCTATTTTCGCCTGATGTAAGACGATCCGTTCACTCTGCAGCACCTCTTGGTTTACATGAAGGAATTGCCGTTGAATATGAAAGCCATGGCTCAATCCCGGGATCAGGCCGTGGAAACTATCCCTTTTTCAACCATCAATTTAACAGCTTGCTGGATACTTCTGAAGAGTGGTCGATGGGACAGTTATTACACACTACAGATTATTCACTCCCCTTTAACAGGCATTATATTGGCGGCTACCAATTTATGCACTGGCTTCAGAATAAATATGGTGTGGAGACGGCCAAAAATTCTATTCAGTTCCATTATAAATACCCATTTTTAGGATATGGATTTGCTTTGAGAACCCAAACCGGTGAATGGCCGGCTTCACTATATCGGGAGTTTTCTGATGAAATGAGTTCCGACGAGCAGGATAGAAAAACTGAATCCACCCGGGACTTTTCAAATGCTCCCGGAATTCAGCTTCCCTTAAGTGGAGAGTGTCGGCGCGCAAACAGGCCTCTTTGGACGGACAATAACACTCTGATATTCTATAGCCGGTTTTGCAATAAACCGTCAGGTTTTTACCTCTACGATATTGAATCTGAACAATCAGATTTGTTGACCGAAGTTGTAATCACAGAAGATCTTATTTACAATTTCTCAGAAGATTCCACATCTATTCATTTTAGCCGGTACCATTCAGATTCAAGATATGACAATGTGTTTCGCGGAGATCTTTATCAACTCAACCTCCGAACCGGAAAACCATATCGAATCACAAAGGAACAACGCTTGTTTTCTCCGGTTGAGCATGCAGGTCAGCTTTATGCCCTTCAATCAGATGCACACACTCAAAACCTTGTTCTTTTAGATTCCGGAAATGGCGAAATCATCAAAAAGTTTTCAAAACCGGACAACAGCTCAATCATCCAGGCTTCTCCTTTTCCAAATGATTCCGGCAACGTTGCTCTTATTGGTAAAATAAACAGTATTCAGGCGGTTTGGTTTGAATCTCTTCTTGAACAAGAATCTGTTCTAACCGGAGAACCGGACATCGTTTTTGAAAACGGATCCATATTTGACCTGAGCTGGCATCCCGATGGCAACCGATTGTTGTTAGTTTCGGATGATGATGGAGCCATGAATATTTATGAATACCATGTTGGCGAAGACCAAGTCAGCCAGATTACTCACGGTATTTACAATAGCTTTGAACCCTCTTACTCCCCCGACGGATCAAGGCTTGCATTTGTGAGTCAGCAGCAAAATGAACAAATCCTACAGCTACTTGATCTTGAAGATGCGGAGAAATTGAACCTTCCACGTACATCTTATAAATCAACCCCTCAAATAACGGAACGGCTGAAACGTCCACTCATGAACCGAGACAATCAGCCGGATTCTTCTTCATGGGAGTTTAAACGTTATCAAACAGGTTTAGGATGGTTAAAACCAAGACTATGGATACCCGGTTTTGAGAGGCAGAATGGTTTTGACCGTTTCAGCCTAAACTTTGAAAGCGTGGATCAATTGAATAGTCAGCGATATGAGTTCGAGTTATCTCACTACCTGGATCGGTTCTGGTACGATCTGGAATACAACTACAAAGGATTCTTTCCCGGTTTCAGATTCAATATTTTTAATGATCCTTCACTCATTTCATTTCAGGTGACCCAGAATGATCAGGAATTCAATGCCACTTTACTGCAACAATCACGAGGCGTTTCACTTAAAGTACCTTTCCGATATTACCTTGAACGGAACGCCCGGTTCTCTTCTCTGTTGATTGAACCTCAATATTTTATAAATCAGTTAAAATTTCTCAATCCGGACAATACATCTCAATCCTATTCAGAATTCGGAACACGCCACACGTTAGGTTTAAGAACCGTTTTTAACTATAACCTGCGTCAGTTTACCAGAGATGTACAGCCCAATTCGGGGTGGGTGTTTTTTACAGAGTTGCGCTATGGGTTGAACCGAACAGATTTGAATATTCAATCCGACCAATTTACGATTGATGCTAATTTAACGGACAGAAAAGGATTCAGGGGTTACATCTCGACCTACATTTCTCCTTTAGCTAAGTTCAACCAATCTTTACGCCTGTCGGGTCAGGTAATTACTCAAACCGATGATCGGGTTTTCAACACCTCATCCCTTTACTCCGATAGCTTTTCTGAACTGCCCCTGCGTGCTACTAATAATACCGGCATTTTCGATACCCGTTACACTATTCCAATCGTTTATCCAGACGATGGTGGGCTTCTGCTGCCTGTTTATCTTTCAAATATCTATCTCGTTCTATTTTCTCAGACAGTAGCGGATTTGGATCAGCAAAACTTAGTAGACGCAAGCCGATCGGTGTACGGTGCAGGTATCCGGTCAAGGTTTCGGCTCAGTAACATGGCCATAGATATCGGTATTTCCATTGGCTGGGAACCGACAAGAAATGAAGTAACCTATTATATAGGTGGATTTTAA
- a CDS encoding M14 family metallopeptidase, with translation MKSLLQSILLLLIVPAVAFSQVELEYYLPDGVTYNPDIPTPKEVVGHEVGEWHITHDKLVQYMYALAEASDRVTIQEYARTYENRPLLVLTITAPDNHSSIDQIKSNQSLLRNPERSGNLDLESMPVIVNMGFSVHGNEASGSNASLVSAYHFAAAQGDEIEETLSNTVILLDPSFNPDGLQRFSTWVNMHKSATTATDPAAREFGEVWPGGRTNHYWFDLNRDWMPVVHPESRGRIKMYQEWKPHVLTDHHEMGTNSTFFFQPGIPSRTHPLTPQRNQDLTAAIGEYHADELDEIQSLYYTRESFDDFYYGKGSTYPDIFGTIGILFEQASSRGHAQESDHGVVEFPFAVRNQFRTSLSTVKAANGLRMELHNNMREFYREVQQEASRSSVKAFVIGDTYDSGKNYHFADLMSRHNVEIYELAQNLEVDGKSFEQGKAWVIPVEQTEYKFIEAMFERRTEFTDSLFYDVSTWTLPSAFNLPHVELNQRQFDSNLMGDRVESPEKPSGQIIGGRSNYAYAFEWDEYYAPRALYRLQELGVRTQAAFQKFQSVVSTGAKEFNYGTIVVPLGIQDVDEATIFRTMQEIAEEDGVDVYNLRTGLAASGVDLGSPNVNALEKPSIAILVGSGVSNLEAGEVWHQLDQRYKIPITLLEKDRVGRTDLSRYNRLVLVNGGYGDLSESAKADLKSWVRDGGTLIVQKSAVNWAISEGLLNAERVEQESSDNRRVAYEDLSAARGAQGIGGSIFEANLDNTNPLMFGYRNDSMHIFRNSTTFLQITENQAATPLYLTDNPLVSGYISGENSELIKNTASIMVGSYGSGRVIGFVDNPNFRAFWFGTNKLFANALFFGDQISRTATN, from the coding sequence ATGAAATCTTTACTACAATCTATTTTACTATTGCTCATTGTGCCTGCGGTAGCCTTTTCGCAGGTAGAATTGGAATACTACTTGCCGGATGGCGTTACCTATAACCCTGATATTCCAACACCTAAAGAAGTGGTTGGCCATGAAGTGGGTGAGTGGCATATTACACACGACAAGCTGGTCCAGTATATGTATGCGCTGGCTGAAGCCTCAGATCGGGTAACCATACAGGAATATGCCCGCACGTATGAAAATCGTCCGCTTCTTGTATTGACCATTACCGCACCGGACAACCACAGTTCAATCGATCAGATTAAATCGAACCAAAGTCTTTTGCGTAATCCAGAACGATCCGGTAATCTCGACCTGGAGTCGATGCCGGTAATTGTGAATATGGGATTCAGCGTTCACGGAAATGAAGCAAGTGGCTCAAACGCATCCCTTGTAAGTGCCTATCACTTTGCGGCAGCTCAGGGAGATGAAATTGAGGAGACTCTAAGCAACACCGTAATTTTACTCGATCCATCATTCAACCCGGATGGACTTCAGCGTTTTTCTACATGGGTGAATATGCATAAAAGTGCTACAACTGCTACCGATCCGGCTGCGCGTGAGTTTGGTGAAGTATGGCCCGGTGGCAGAACCAATCACTATTGGTTTGACCTGAATCGCGACTGGATGCCGGTAGTGCACCCGGAAAGCCGTGGCCGAATTAAGATGTATCAGGAGTGGAAACCACATGTGCTTACAGATCATCACGAAATGGGTACTAACTCCACATTTTTCTTCCAGCCGGGTATTCCATCCCGAACACATCCGTTAACCCCGCAAAGAAATCAGGACTTAACGGCAGCGATTGGGGAGTACCATGCGGACGAACTGGATGAAATTCAAAGTCTTTATTACACCAGGGAGTCTTTCGATGATTTCTACTACGGAAAGGGTTCCACCTATCCCGACATTTTTGGAACAATCGGGATTTTGTTTGAACAGGCGAGTTCTCGAGGACATGCGCAGGAGAGCGATCACGGAGTTGTTGAGTTCCCATTTGCGGTTAGAAATCAGTTCAGAACATCACTTTCGACGGTTAAAGCGGCAAATGGCTTGAGAATGGAGCTCCATAATAACATGAGAGAGTTTTATCGGGAAGTACAGCAAGAGGCGTCACGCAGCTCGGTGAAAGCTTTTGTTATAGGGGATACATACGATTCCGGTAAAAACTACCACTTTGCCGATCTGATGAGCCGTCATAATGTTGAAATTTATGAGTTGGCTCAGAATCTTGAAGTGGATGGTAAGAGCTTTGAGCAGGGAAAGGCCTGGGTAATTCCGGTTGAACAGACTGAGTATAAGTTTATAGAGGCGATGTTTGAACGGAGAACTGAGTTTACCGACAGCCTTTTTTATGATGTTTCTACGTGGACTTTACCATCTGCATTTAACCTGCCTCACGTCGAATTGAATCAGCGTCAGTTTGATTCAAACTTGATGGGAGATAGAGTTGAGTCGCCTGAAAAACCATCCGGACAGATCATCGGCGGTAGAAGTAATTACGCTTATGCTTTTGAGTGGGATGAATATTATGCTCCACGTGCGCTTTACAGGCTGCAAGAACTTGGGGTTCGAACTCAGGCAGCATTTCAGAAGTTTCAATCCGTCGTTTCAACCGGTGCTAAAGAGTTTAATTATGGTACAATAGTCGTACCGTTAGGAATCCAGGATGTAGATGAGGCAACCATCTTCAGAACCATGCAGGAGATCGCTGAGGAAGACGGTGTAGACGTTTATAACCTTAGAACCGGACTTGCTGCAAGCGGCGTTGATTTGGGCAGTCCAAATGTGAATGCCCTAGAAAAACCGAGCATAGCTATTCTTGTAGGAAGCGGTGTAAGTAACCTTGAGGCTGGCGAGGTGTGGCATCAGCTCGATCAGAGATATAAGATCCCGATTACGCTGCTGGAAAAAGACAGGGTAGGACGAACCGACCTAAGCCGATATAACCGGTTAGTTCTGGTGAACGGAGGTTACGGAGACCTTAGCGAAAGTGCGAAGGCAGATCTTAAATCTTGGGTTCGTGACGGAGGAACATTAATCGTTCAAAAAAGTGCAGTAAACTGGGCTATCAGTGAAGGGTTGTTGAACGCCGAAAGAGTAGAGCAGGAATCTTCTGATAACAGGAGAGTTGCCTACGAAGATCTTTCCGCCGCACGCGGGGCACAAGGTATTGGAGGATCAATATTTGAAGCCAATTTAGACAATACGAACCCACTGATGTTTGGCTACCGAAACGATAGCATGCACATTTTCAGAAACAGCACCACATTTCTTCAGATTACCGAAAATCAGGCTGCTACGCCACTTTATTTAACCGACAACCCATTGGTGAGCGGTTATATTTCGGGTGAAAACAGTGAGCTGATAAAGAATACGGCATCCATCATGGTAGGAAGTTACGGATCGGGCCGCGTGATTGGATTTGTAGACAATCCAAATTTCAGAGCATTTTGGTTTGGTACCAATAAATTGTTTGCCAATGCACTGTTTTTTGGGGATCAAATTAGCCGTACCGCAACGAACTAG
- a CDS encoding RrF2 family transcriptional regulator: MLLSKSCIYGLRASLYLASRSSEDYIPIRKMSDDLEISFHFLTKILQQLTANNLLESFKGPNGGVRLKRSGEEITFMDIVIAIDGPALFTECALGLPGCGVEKPCPFHEQWAETRDKIKQMMESTSISDLAIKGMEENLRLTAKGGFEKFFDLE, from the coding sequence ATGCTACTATCTAAGTCATGTATTTACGGCTTGCGCGCCTCGCTATACCTCGCCTCCCGATCGAGTGAGGACTACATTCCTATCAGGAAAATGAGTGATGATCTTGAGATATCATTTCATTTCTTAACTAAGATTTTACAACAACTTACTGCAAATAATCTGTTGGAGTCTTTTAAAGGGCCAAATGGTGGTGTTCGCTTAAAGAGATCAGGCGAAGAAATTACATTCATGGATATCGTAATTGCCATTGACGGTCCGGCTCTGTTTACGGAATGTGCTTTAGGTTTACCAGGGTGCGGAGTTGAAAAACCATGTCCTTTTCACGAGCAGTGGGCCGAAACAAGAGACAAAATTAAACAGATGATGGAAAGCACCAGCATCAGTGACCTGGCCATAAAAGGAATGGAAGAGAATTTACGACTAACAGCAAAAGGAGGCTTTGAGAAATTTTTTGATTTAGAATAG
- a CDS encoding c-type cytochrome — MKPLLTIFFALALTFSACSGGDSQQETQEEETQEQGLSDFELEHGIGPITARLDISDDIDDDLRVRGQEIFEMKCEMCHNMEGRMVGPALGDVADRRSPEYIMNMILNPGGMAKNHPEGEKLVQEYMSVMPFQNVSEEDARALVEYLRDYNMNN, encoded by the coding sequence ATGAAACCTTTATTAACAATTTTTTTTGCACTCGCATTAACATTTTCAGCTTGCTCAGGTGGCGACTCTCAGCAGGAGACACAAGAGGAAGAGACTCAGGAGCAAGGTTTAAGTGATTTCGAATTGGAACACGGCATAGGTCCTATAACTGCAAGGTTAGATATCAGTGACGACATTGATGATGATCTTAGGGTACGGGGCCAGGAAATCTTTGAAATGAAATGTGAAATGTGTCACAATATGGAGGGCCGAATGGTAGGACCGGCGCTAGGTGATGTGGCAGATCGAAGAAGCCCGGAATACATAATGAACATGATTTTAAATCCGGGTGGCATGGCAAAGAACCATCCTGAAGGTGAGAAACTGGTTCAGGAGTATATGTCAGTGATGCCGTTTCAGAATGTATCAGAAGAGGACGCCAGAGCCCTGGTGGAATACCTAAGAGACTATAACATGAACAATTAA
- the nosZ gene encoding Sec-dependent nitrous-oxide reductase: MNKNNNKRLRGILLGAGFVALAAFLFTGCPSEQRMLDSGDAAQKVYVAPGDHDEFYGFFSGGYSGQLSVWGLPSARMLKVIPVFSQDPETAYGYSEETKPLFNTSYGFIPWDDSHHPHISQTDGNADGRWIFINANNTPRIARIDLETFQTKEILELPNTGGNHASSYVTSNTEYVIGATRFSIPYEKDLDVPIDSYSDEFRGSLSFIEVDQETGMMEVDFQIVVPPYNYDLGRAGKGISSDWVFFTTYNTEEAHTMLEVNASRNDKDFIAAVNWKKAAELVRDGHGKTMDAEYYHNHYNGKKQGYAVSEVKNEVTVLDTREIDENFIYYLPTPKSPHGVDVDPTGEYIVGGGKLATVIPVHSFSNMLEAIENDDIDDYIDGIPVLNYDATIAGEVENPGLGPLHTEFDGKGYAYTSVYISSEIVKWSLETFEVVDRIDSYYSIGHLMITGGDTVDPDAQYMVGLTKTAKDRYLPTGPKQNHPAQLYDISGDKMELLLDFPTIGEPHYAQSIKADKIVDQIAKIYEMEENDHPDALLRMTENRVERRGNDVHIYMGATRSHFRPDNIEGVKLGDDVYVHLTNMEQEWDVVHGIAIKGSQSTELLVPPGQTKTIKWTPTRTGIYPFYCTAFCSALHQEMQGYIRVSGPDSNVELTWSTNE, translated from the coding sequence ATGAATAAGAATAATAATAAAAGGTTACGAGGGATATTATTGGGAGCAGGTTTTGTGGCATTAGCCGCATTTCTGTTTACGGGATGTCCTTCTGAACAAAGAATGCTAGACAGTGGAGACGCTGCGCAAAAAGTATATGTAGCTCCAGGAGATCACGATGAATTCTACGGATTCTTCTCCGGTGGATACAGTGGGCAATTGAGTGTATGGGGACTCCCATCAGCTCGTATGTTGAAAGTGATACCTGTTTTTTCTCAGGATCCTGAAACTGCATATGGGTATTCTGAAGAAACTAAACCTCTATTTAATACCAGCTACGGATTTATCCCATGGGATGATTCTCACCATCCGCATATTTCTCAAACAGATGGAAACGCCGATGGAAGATGGATCTTTATCAATGCAAATAATACACCGCGTATCGCAAGAATTGATCTGGAAACTTTTCAAACAAAAGAGATTCTGGAGCTGCCAAACACCGGCGGTAATCACGCTTCATCATATGTTACTTCGAACACGGAGTATGTGATTGGAGCAACCCGATTCAGTATTCCTTACGAAAAAGATCTGGATGTGCCGATCGATAGCTACAGTGATGAATTCAGAGGATCGCTATCATTTATAGAGGTTGATCAGGAGACAGGTATGATGGAGGTGGATTTCCAAATTGTAGTACCTCCTTACAACTACGACCTGGGCAGAGCCGGTAAGGGTATTTCAAGTGACTGGGTTTTCTTCACTACATACAACACCGAGGAAGCACACACTATGCTTGAAGTGAATGCATCCAGAAACGACAAAGATTTTATTGCTGCCGTGAACTGGAAAAAAGCTGCCGAACTTGTACGTGACGGGCATGGAAAAACAATGGACGCCGAGTACTATCACAATCATTACAATGGCAAGAAACAGGGATACGCAGTTTCAGAAGTAAAGAATGAAGTTACAGTATTAGATACACGTGAAATAGATGAAAACTTCATCTACTATCTGCCAACTCCTAAATCTCCTCACGGTGTAGATGTAGACCCAACCGGTGAGTACATTGTAGGTGGCGGTAAACTGGCTACCGTTATACCGGTACACTCCTTCTCAAATATGCTGGAAGCGATTGAAAACGATGATATTGATGATTACATCGATGGAATTCCGGTATTGAACTATGATGCAACCATAGCCGGAGAAGTGGAAAATCCGGGCTTAGGTCCGCTTCATACCGAATTTGACGGTAAAGGGTATGCGTATACCTCTGTGTATATCTCATCTGAAATTGTAAAATGGTCTCTCGAGACGTTTGAAGTGGTTGACAGAATAGATTCTTACTACTCAATCGGTCACTTAATGATTACAGGTGGTGATACTGTTGATCCCGACGCTCAATACATGGTTGGTTTGACTAAGACGGCAAAAGACAGATATCTGCCTACCGGCCCAAAACAAAATCACCCGGCTCAGCTATATGATATATCCGGTGATAAGATGGAGCTGCTGTTAGACTTCCCAACCATTGGAGAGCCTCACTATGCACAGTCCATCAAGGCTGATAAAATTGTAGATCAGATTGCGAAGATTTATGAAATGGAGGAAAACGATCACCCGGATGCTCTTCTTAGAATGACTGAAAACCGTGTAGAGCGCAGAGGAAATGATGTCCATATTTATATGGGAGCAACTCGAAGCCACTTCCGTCCCGATAATATCGAGGGAGTTAAGTTAGGTGATGACGTATATGTTCACTTAACCAACATGGAACAGGAATGGGATGTTGTTCACGGTATAGCTATAAAAGGCTCTCAAAGCACTGAGCTGCTTGTACCACCCGGACAAACAAAAACCATCAAGTGGACACCTACCAGAACGGGAATCTATCCATTCTACTGTACAGCTTTCTGTTCTGCACTTCACCAGGAGATGCAGGGATATATTCGGGTATCTGGACCTGATTCAAATGTAGAATTAACGTGGAGTACAAACGAATAA
- a CDS encoding nitrous oxide reductase accessory protein NosL: MGCEPKPQPINYGSDECAYCRMMITDAEFGSQIVNNQGRAYKFDSVECMAAYDLTEDGENFHSKWVPNFLDREEWLNAEEAVYLHSETLRSPMGLFLSAYADRTSAEEMKDEYGGDIVDYEAVKQIVEREWLSNGSGGRQMMNN; the protein is encoded by the coding sequence ATGGGCTGTGAGCCCAAACCACAACCCATCAACTACGGTAGCGATGAGTGTGCTTACTGCAGAATGATGATTACGGACGCGGAATTTGGATCGCAGATCGTAAACAATCAAGGGCGTGCATATAAGTTCGATTCAGTGGAATGCATGGCCGCATATGACCTTACAGAAGATGGCGAGAATTTTCATTCAAAATGGGTTCCAAACTTTCTGGATCGTGAAGAATGGCTGAATGCTGAAGAGGCTGTATATCTGCATAGCGAAACACTTCGCAGCCCAATGGGTCTCTTTTTGTCAGCATATGCTGATCGAACCTCAGCTGAGGAGATGAAGGATGAGTATGGCGGGGATATCGTAGATTATGAAGCAGTAAAACAAATTGTTGAACGCGAGTGGCTGTCGAATGGATCCGGTGGCCGCCAGATGATGAATAATTAA
- a CDS encoding nitrous oxide reductase family maturation protein NosD: MILKTIIAGLFALLAQPGLAQIVVSPDGEIKSIKQAVEMAEPGAHILVEPGTYMESDIGIDKPLTLEGIDYPLIDGNSEGFIFVIAADSVTIKGFNIKRTGRSYVRDYAAIMIEGVKDFIIEDNRLEDVFFGIYLAETEGGVVRNNRVEAFDTREASSGNGIHLWSVKNPKIIDNEVMGMRDGIYLEFVDNAEIYGNTSNENNRYGLHYMFSDGGRYYDNIFRRNGAGVAVMYSDNVDMMNNLFEHNWGTAAYGLLLKDINYSKIEGNRFYRNTVAIYSEGTNEVHIHGNDIELNGWAVNIKSNSARNQFTENNFIENSFDVRTDSPRNNNEFEGNYWSQYEGYDLDRDGIGDVPYRPVSLFSMVITKQPESLILLRSMFIKLLDTAERIAPVLTPKTLYDENPKMDQIVR, encoded by the coding sequence ATGATTTTAAAAACTATCATAGCAGGGCTATTTGCTTTATTGGCTCAACCGGGATTGGCACAAATTGTTGTCAGTCCGGACGGCGAAATCAAGTCAATCAAGCAAGCTGTTGAGATGGCCGAGCCCGGCGCGCATATTCTTGTAGAGCCAGGTACCTACATGGAAAGTGATATTGGTATTGATAAGCCGCTAACCTTGGAGGGCATTGATTATCCCTTAATTGATGGAAACAGTGAGGGCTTTATTTTTGTGATAGCAGCCGACAGCGTGACGATAAAAGGTTTTAATATCAAAAGAACCGGGCGCAGTTACGTCAGAGACTATGCAGCGATCATGATTGAAGGAGTCAAGGATTTTATTATTGAAGACAATCGCCTCGAAGATGTTTTTTTTGGTATCTACCTAGCCGAGACCGAAGGCGGAGTAGTTCGAAACAATAGGGTGGAAGCCTTCGATACGCGGGAAGCTTCTTCCGGTAACGGTATTCATCTCTGGAGTGTGAAAAATCCAAAAATCATCGACAATGAAGTGATGGGGATGAGGGATGGAATCTACCTGGAGTTTGTAGACAATGCAGAAATTTATGGTAACACCAGTAATGAGAATAACCGTTACGGCCTTCACTACATGTTTTCTGATGGCGGCCGGTACTACGACAATATTTTCCGCAGGAACGGAGCCGGGGTTGCAGTGATGTACTCCGACAATGTGGACATGATGAACAATCTGTTTGAGCACAACTGGGGTACTGCTGCTTACGGACTTCTGCTTAAGGATATCAACTATAGTAAAATTGAGGGAAACCGATTTTACAGAAATACAGTAGCAATCTATTCTGAAGGGACGAATGAAGTTCACATTCATGGAAATGACATAGAATTGAATGGCTGGGCGGTGAACATCAAATCAAACAGTGCTCGTAACCAGTTTACAGAGAATAATTTTATTGAAAACAGTTTCGACGTTAGGACCGATAGTCCGAGAAACAACAATGAATTTGAGGGGAACTATTGGAGTCAATACGAGGGGTATGACTTGGACAGAGACGGAATCGGGGATGTGCCTTACAGGCCTGTCAGTCTGTTTTCCATGGTCATTACAAAACAACCGGAATCGCTCATTCTATTGAGAAGTATGTTCATCAAGCTGCTGGATACAGCTGAACGTATTGCGCCGGTTCTGACTCCAAAAACCTTGTACGATGAAAACCCAAAAATGGATCAAATAGTAAGATGA